In Takifugu flavidus isolate HTHZ2018 chromosome 13, ASM371156v2, whole genome shotgun sequence, the following are encoded in one genomic region:
- the LOC130535967 gene encoding transmembrane protein 80-like: MGQFQDCPLGGDAHILGPQLTRKRRRRRLKMALPGSGRSSSVLLSLTFQLLLALTSVYFVFYLLFTFGLIITKSLSLSYPADALASDVSVLFLLAVVGSVQYFCGAKGNLTERSDYILANVLVTVISVLLVIYFLTYQTYVMRADVITSSILIVAYGVDGLVALSMLTRLVRFYS, from the exons atggggcAG TTTCAGGATTGTCCACTAGGTGGAGACGCACACATTTTAGGTCCGCAACTTACAAGGAAACGTCGTCGAAGAAGACTCAAAATGGCGCTGCCCGGGTCAG GACGATCGTCCAGCGTG CTATTGTCTCTGaccttccagctgctgttggctTTGACCTCGGTCTACTTTGTCTTCTACTTGCTCTTCACCTTCGGCTTGATCATCACAAAGA GCTTGTCCCTGTCTTACCCCGCTGATGCTCTGGCCTCTGATGTCagtgtcctcttcctcctggctgTTGTGGGGTCTGTCCAATACTTCTGCG GTGCGAAGGGGAACCTGACAGAGAGAAGCGACTATATTCTGGCTAACGTCCTGGTGACGGTCATATCTGTTCTTCTGGTAATTTATTTCCTGACCTATCAGACGTATGTGATGAGGGCAGATGTGATCACCAGCAGCATCCTGATTGTTGCCTACGGAGTTGACGGACTCGTGGCGTTGAGCATGTTAACGCGCCTGGTCAG GTTCTATTCATGA